One genomic region from Egicoccus sp. AB-alg6-2 encodes:
- a CDS encoding branched-chain amino acid ABC transporter permease codes for MSSRHPLRPQVLAAWALVALLLAAIPTLQGIFDFPLYNLIFLYLVFFWVAQATSWNLFSGYSGYFSFGQGAFFGAGMYTTAILGARHGWSLLPTLPIAALVAGTIALATAFLVFRLRRLSGEIFALFTLVVALGIGALSNNWTAIDGGRGIPLGQLDYPDWLGSTTQMLYYVGLLIALVAVFIAYLIQHNRFGAGLFAIRDDEKVAEAIGVPTLRYKVGVFALNGVIAGISGGLHAQQVNFISPGSTFSLRVPVFVILMSVVGGRRHWFGPVLGAVLIYTVTDRMSGAGYAELSQIVLALVLITATLFLRGGISTRLLERPVPPVVALVAVTAISALLTDSTAITVFAYGLVAALVVLFLPARVVPGTGSGRRRRPPGGAAEPVLGRDEDADVAPQESGR; via the coding sequence ATGAGCTCACGCCACCCGCTTCGGCCGCAGGTCCTGGCGGCCTGGGCACTGGTCGCGCTGCTGCTCGCGGCCATCCCGACCCTGCAGGGCATCTTCGACTTTCCGCTCTACAACCTGATCTTCCTCTACCTGGTGTTCTTCTGGGTCGCGCAGGCCACCAGCTGGAACCTGTTCAGCGGCTACTCGGGCTACTTCAGCTTCGGGCAGGGCGCGTTCTTCGGCGCGGGCATGTACACCACGGCGATCCTCGGGGCCCGACACGGCTGGTCGCTGCTGCCGACGCTGCCGATCGCGGCCCTCGTCGCCGGCACGATCGCCCTGGCCACCGCGTTCCTGGTGTTCCGTCTGCGGCGGCTGTCCGGCGAGATCTTCGCGCTGTTCACGCTCGTGGTCGCCCTGGGCATCGGGGCGTTGTCGAACAACTGGACCGCCATCGACGGCGGACGCGGCATCCCGCTGGGGCAGCTCGACTATCCCGACTGGCTCGGCTCGACCACCCAGATGCTGTACTACGTCGGCCTGCTGATCGCCCTGGTCGCGGTCTTCATCGCCTACCTGATCCAGCACAACCGCTTCGGCGCCGGCCTGTTCGCGATCCGCGACGACGAGAAGGTCGCCGAGGCGATCGGTGTCCCGACCCTGCGCTACAAGGTGGGCGTGTTCGCCCTCAACGGCGTGATCGCCGGGATCTCGGGCGGCCTGCACGCCCAGCAGGTCAACTTCATCAGCCCCGGCAGCACGTTCTCGCTGCGGGTCCCGGTGTTCGTGATCCTGATGAGCGTCGTCGGCGGTCGCCGGCACTGGTTCGGTCCCGTGCTCGGCGCGGTGCTGATCTACACCGTCACCGACCGGATGTCGGGCGCCGGCTACGCCGAGTTGAGCCAGATCGTGCTGGCCCTGGTCCTGATCACCGCCACGCTGTTCCTGCGAGGCGGCATCTCCACGCGCCTGCTGGAACGTCCCGTGCCGCCGGTCGTCGCCCTGGTCGCGGTCACGGCGATCAGTGCGCTGTTGACCGACAGCACGGCGATCACCGTGTTCGCCTACGGCCTCGTCGCCGCCCTGGTGGTGCTGTTCCTCCCGGCGCGGGTCGTGCCGGGCACGGGATCCGGACGCCGACGTCGACCGCCAGGCGGTGCGGCGGAGCCGGTGCTCGGCCGCGACGAGGACGCCGACGTGGCACCGCAGGAGAGCGGCCGATGA
- a CDS encoding ABC transporter ATP-binding protein, with amino-acid sequence MSEPLLRCEGLTKTFGGLRAVDGVDFELRAGEVRGLVGPNGSGKSTTINLLSGHLPMDSGTIAIEGTRIERLAPHKISGLGLARTYQIPRPFSTLTVHENVRVAAHFGATDSRPDDIDAEADRWVEFVGLAPVAGLLPDTITLHQRKLLELARALATRPRVLFLDEVLAGLNPRELVEGIELVHRIKGLGISIVVVEHIMRVILDLCDHLTVLNFGKVIAQGQPEECLRDDDVVTAYLGGHHA; translated from the coding sequence ATGAGCGAACCGCTGTTGCGCTGTGAGGGCCTGACCAAGACCTTCGGTGGTCTGCGCGCCGTCGACGGCGTCGACTTCGAACTGCGAGCGGGCGAGGTCCGCGGCCTGGTCGGCCCCAACGGCTCGGGCAAGTCCACCACCATCAACCTGCTGAGCGGCCACCTGCCGATGGACTCGGGGACCATCGCGATCGAGGGGACCCGGATCGAGCGCCTCGCGCCCCACAAGATCAGCGGTCTGGGCCTCGCCCGGACCTACCAGATCCCGCGTCCGTTCAGCACACTGACCGTCCACGAGAACGTCCGGGTCGCCGCCCACTTCGGCGCCACCGACTCACGCCCCGACGACATCGACGCCGAGGCCGACAGGTGGGTCGAGTTCGTCGGTCTGGCGCCGGTCGCCGGCCTGCTGCCCGACACCATCACCCTGCACCAGCGCAAGCTGCTGGAGCTCGCCCGGGCACTGGCGACCCGCCCCCGCGTGCTGTTCCTCGACGAGGTACTCGCGGGCCTCAACCCGCGCGAACTGGTCGAGGGCATCGAGCTGGTGCACCGCATCAAGGGGCTCGGCATCAGCATCGTGGTCGTCGAGCACATCATGCGCGTCATCCTCGACCTCTGCGACCACCTCACCGTCCTCAACTTCGGCAAGGTCATCGCGCAGGGGCAACCCGAGGAGTGTCTGCGCGACGACGACGTCGTCACCGCCTACCTCGGAGGCCACCATGCTTGA
- a CDS encoding ABC transporter ATP-binding protein, producing the protein MLEVAGVSAAYGEAEVLHDVSLRVEEGEIVALLGPNGAGKTTLAKALMRLIPVSAGTIRLGETDLLARPRHEVAAAGLAIVPEGRRLFTKLTVEENLELGAYSPAARRELKQTKEMVFGLFPRLLDRRQQLAGTLSGGEQQMVALGRGLMAKPSFLVMDEPSLGLSPLLVDTMFELIQDVVKLGVGVLLVEQNVARTLEIASRGYVLEQGRIVQHGSREELLGSSRIREAYLAL; encoded by the coding sequence ATGCTTGAGGTTGCAGGCGTCAGCGCCGCCTACGGCGAGGCCGAGGTCCTCCACGACGTGTCCCTGCGGGTCGAGGAAGGCGAGATCGTCGCGTTGCTCGGCCCCAACGGCGCCGGCAAGACCACGCTCGCCAAGGCCCTCATGCGCCTGATCCCGGTCAGCGCCGGGACGATCCGCCTCGGCGAGACCGACCTGCTCGCCAGGCCCCGCCACGAGGTCGCCGCCGCGGGGCTCGCGATCGTGCCGGAGGGCCGGCGGCTGTTCACCAAGCTCACCGTCGAGGAGAACCTCGAACTGGGCGCCTACAGCCCTGCGGCGCGGCGCGAGTTGAAGCAGACCAAGGAGATGGTCTTCGGCCTGTTCCCGCGCCTGCTCGACCGACGTCAGCAGCTGGCCGGCACCCTGTCCGGTGGCGAGCAGCAGATGGTCGCGCTCGGGCGCGGACTGATGGCCAAGCCGTCCTTCCTCGTCATGGACGAGCCGTCGCTGGGCCTGAGCCCGCTGCTCGTCGACACCATGTTCGAGCTGATCCAGGACGTGGTGAAGCTCGGCGTCGGCGTCCTGCTGGTCGAGCAGAACGTGGCGCGCACGCTCGAGATCGCCAGCCGGGGCTACGTCCTCGAGCAGGGCCGCATCGTCCAGCACGGCTCGCGCGAGGAACTGCTCGGCAGCTCACGGATCCGCGAGGCCTACCTGGCGCTCTGA
- a CDS encoding RidA family protein, translated as MSDHLEVVHHDGYDPAINSLFVPAIKVRSGHPVYISGVTAAPVYHDHPHIPEDFDAIPLDAQSQVALVFEHLDQALEAAGCQRSDVVMLTRFLVDVEGDQDVINRAQGQYFGDHLPTSTTVQIVRLATDPRLRLEIQAVAIAQP; from the coding sequence ATGAGCGACCACCTCGAGGTGGTGCACCACGACGGCTACGACCCCGCCATCAACTCGCTGTTCGTGCCGGCGATCAAGGTGCGGTCCGGCCACCCCGTCTACATCTCCGGGGTGACCGCGGCGCCGGTCTACCACGACCACCCGCACATCCCCGAGGACTTCGACGCCATCCCGCTGGACGCGCAGAGCCAGGTGGCGCTGGTGTTCGAGCACCTCGACCAGGCGCTGGAGGCGGCCGGTTGCCAGCGCTCGGACGTGGTCATGCTCACGCGCTTCCTCGTCGACGTCGAGGGCGACCAGGACGTCATCAACCGGGCCCAGGGCCAGTACTTCGGCGACCACCTGCCCACCAGCACGACGGTGCAGATCGTGCGGCTCGCCACCGACCCGCGTCTGCGCCTGGAGATCCAGGCCGTCGCCATCGCCCAACCCTGA
- a CDS encoding carboxymuconolactone decarboxylase family protein yields MAWIELPDPSTAQGSLADAFAAGEARYGQVLQTWRAVGMVEGAFEAYLPYLSAVVGPGRVPIRVKDLSALRVAVLNRCRYTISHRVASARRNDLDERDILAMGDPAAAELDEPLAAAVAFTDAVTLSPPTTSYLDVPQAVAPDVLVRCKAVFDEHQIAELTLSISLWNALARFHRVLGLDLDMPPPPPELEPR; encoded by the coding sequence ATGGCCTGGATCGAGCTCCCGGATCCGTCGACCGCCCAGGGGTCCCTCGCCGACGCGTTCGCGGCCGGGGAGGCCCGCTACGGGCAGGTGCTGCAGACCTGGCGCGCGGTCGGCATGGTCGAGGGCGCCTTCGAGGCCTATCTGCCCTACCTGTCGGCCGTGGTGGGACCCGGGCGCGTGCCGATCCGGGTCAAGGACCTCAGCGCTCTACGCGTCGCCGTCCTCAACCGTTGCCGCTACACGATCAGCCACCGGGTCGCGTCGGCCCGCCGCAACGACCTCGACGAGCGCGACATCCTGGCGATGGGGGATCCGGCCGCGGCGGAGCTCGACGAACCGCTCGCTGCCGCGGTCGCGTTCACCGACGCGGTGACGCTGTCCCCGCCGACGACGTCGTACCTCGACGTTCCGCAGGCGGTCGCCCCGGACGTGCTCGTACGGTGCAAGGCGGTCTTCGACGAGCACCAGATCGCGGAACTCACCCTGTCGATCAGCCTGTGGAACGCGCTCGCACGCTTCCACCGCGTGCTCGGCCTCGACCTCGACATGCCCCCACCACCCCCCGAACTCGAGCCCCGCTGA
- a CDS encoding amidohydrolase produces the protein MTIQWPTRARRSGSSGHADLVLRSGKVHAQTDAAPVEAVALRGGAVARVGADRDLQDLIGPATEVVDLAGRTVVPGLIDSHIHVVRGGLTWDQERFWFEVDSLEAGLDIIREQVDTQPPGTWIRVVGGWHGGQFRERRGPTSAELTALAPEHPVYVQLLYEEAVLNAAGLRAAGIDRGTPDPERGAYDRDAATGEPTGVVRGIGAFQHCLGQGPAPSPQEPSTSTQAMLRSLAGYGLTGAIDAGGLGMTPDSYRPLFELWRQGPLPLKLRLYVCAATRGGEADEIGAWVRHTRPGFGDAWLQHVGVGEIAHFGCHDLEGLHDFSVAPAAQDELERILLDVARAGWPLHIHAVLDDTTSAVLDVWERVHRQVPIARLRWSLAHVEPISDHNLDRVARLGAGIAVQDRLVYRATDSARVWGEEAVRRGPPLRNILDRGIPLGAGTDATRVASPNPWVSLWWLVTGRTYDDGPERDPRQCLTREEALHAYTRGSAWFSVEEHDRGALEPGMAADLAVLDDDYFTVDDDAIRRLRSELTVVEGRVSHASGDFAGLTTP, from the coding sequence ATGACGATCCAGTGGCCAACTCGGGCCAGGCGCAGCGGTTCCTCCGGGCACGCAGACCTGGTGCTGCGCTCGGGGAAGGTGCACGCGCAGACCGACGCCGCACCCGTCGAGGCCGTCGCCCTGCGCGGCGGTGCGGTCGCACGTGTGGGTGCGGACCGCGACCTGCAGGACCTGATCGGCCCCGCGACCGAGGTGGTCGACCTCGCCGGCCGCACGGTCGTGCCCGGCCTGATCGACTCGCACATCCACGTGGTGCGCGGCGGGCTGACCTGGGACCAGGAGCGGTTCTGGTTCGAGGTCGACTCGCTCGAAGCCGGTCTGGACATCATCCGCGAGCAGGTCGACACCCAACCACCGGGCACCTGGATCCGCGTCGTCGGCGGCTGGCACGGCGGCCAGTTCCGCGAACGGCGTGGCCCCACGTCGGCCGAGCTCACCGCGCTCGCGCCCGAGCACCCCGTCTACGTCCAACTGCTGTACGAGGAGGCGGTGCTCAACGCCGCCGGCCTGCGGGCGGCCGGGATCGACCGCGGAACCCCCGACCCCGAACGCGGGGCCTACGACCGCGACGCGGCCACCGGCGAGCCGACCGGCGTCGTGCGCGGCATCGGCGCGTTCCAGCACTGCCTCGGTCAGGGCCCCGCACCCAGTCCGCAGGAACCGTCCACCTCGACCCAAGCGATGTTGCGGTCGCTCGCGGGGTACGGGCTGACCGGAGCCATCGATGCCGGTGGCCTCGGCATGACCCCCGACTCGTACCGTCCGCTGTTCGAGCTGTGGCGGCAGGGCCCGCTCCCGCTCAAGCTGCGGCTGTACGTCTGTGCCGCCACCCGTGGGGGCGAGGCCGACGAGATCGGCGCCTGGGTCCGCCACACCCGTCCGGGGTTCGGCGACGCGTGGCTGCAACACGTCGGTGTCGGCGAGATCGCCCACTTCGGCTGCCACGACCTCGAGGGCCTGCACGACTTCAGCGTCGCGCCCGCCGCCCAGGACGAGCTCGAGCGCATCCTCCTCGACGTCGCCCGTGCCGGGTGGCCGCTGCACATACATGCCGTGCTCGACGACACGACGTCCGCGGTGCTCGACGTCTGGGAGCGCGTCCACCGGCAGGTGCCGATCGCCCGACTGCGCTGGTCGCTCGCACACGTCGAGCCGATCAGCGACCACAACCTCGACCGGGTCGCCCGGCTCGGCGCCGGCATCGCCGTCCAGGACCGCCTCGTGTACCGCGCGACCGACTCCGCACGCGTGTGGGGCGAGGAGGCGGTGCGGCGCGGCCCGCCACTGCGCAACATCCTGGACCGCGGCATCCCGCTGGGCGCCGGCACCGACGCCACGCGCGTCGCCTCCCCCAACCCGTGGGTGTCGCTGTGGTGGCTGGTGACGGGTCGCACCTACGACGACGGCCCCGAGCGGGACCCCCGGCAGTGCCTGACCCGCGAGGAGGCCCTGCACGCCTACACCCGCGGCAGCGCGTGGTTCAGCGTCGAGGAGCACGACCGCGGCGCACTGGAGCCGGGCATGGCCGCCGACCTCGCCGTCCTCGACGACGACTACTTCACCGTCGACGACGACGCGATCCGCCGGCTCCGCAGCGAGCTCACCGTCGTCGAGGGCCGCGTCTCCCACGCCAGCGGCGACTTCGCCGGCCTCACCACCCCCTGA
- a CDS encoding amidohydrolase family protein — MGRLLLQGGCVLTMDKDIGDHAVADVLIEDDKIAAVGVDLDVGDAEVVDVRGRIVIPGFVDTHRHTWEAAIRGCAPNATLDDYFVEVLDSFAPVYRAEDVYASNLAGALECLNAGITTLVDWSHINNTPEHPDAAIAALKEVGIRSQYAYGSANTSLADYWFESKIVMPADDIRRIRDTYFSSDDGLLTMALATRGTGFCVDDVVTQEWKLARELGIPITVHVGMGRLAGRFSMVKNLDRLGLLGPDITYVHACYLDDEEWRMVRDSGGTISIAAQVEQQMGHGYPPTGRALAEGLRPSLSIDVVTTVPGDMFTQMRAAFGGERAAVNSDCWQADVDIPDTMLTARQLLEMATIDGAYVAGVEDRTGSLTPGKQADIVVIDGTAPGTAPVIDPVATVTLAADVSNVESVLVAGQFKKRDGKLVEDFGRARDLVTASQEHLVSQVKHQPGWLLA; from the coding sequence ATGGGCCGGCTGCTGCTGCAGGGAGGGTGTGTCCTGACCATGGACAAGGACATCGGGGACCATGCGGTCGCCGACGTCTTGATCGAAGACGACAAGATCGCCGCCGTCGGGGTCGATCTCGACGTCGGGGACGCCGAGGTGGTCGACGTGCGGGGCCGGATCGTGATCCCGGGCTTCGTCGACACCCACCGCCACACCTGGGAGGCGGCCATCCGTGGCTGCGCCCCGAACGCGACGCTCGACGACTACTTCGTCGAGGTGCTGGACAGCTTCGCACCCGTCTACCGGGCCGAGGACGTCTACGCGAGCAACCTCGCCGGCGCGCTGGAGTGCCTCAACGCGGGCATCACCACGCTGGTCGACTGGTCGCACATCAACAACACGCCCGAACACCCCGACGCGGCGATCGCCGCGCTCAAGGAGGTGGGCATCCGCTCGCAGTACGCCTACGGCAGTGCGAACACGTCGCTGGCGGACTACTGGTTCGAGTCCAAGATCGTGATGCCGGCCGACGACATCCGCCGCATCCGCGACACCTACTTCAGCAGCGACGACGGCCTGCTCACGATGGCGCTGGCGACCCGCGGCACGGGATTCTGCGTCGACGACGTCGTCACGCAGGAGTGGAAGCTCGCCCGCGAACTCGGCATCCCCATCACCGTGCACGTGGGCATGGGGCGGCTCGCCGGCCGCTTCTCCATGGTCAAGAACCTCGACCGGCTCGGACTGCTCGGGCCCGACATCACCTACGTCCACGCCTGCTACCTCGACGACGAGGAGTGGCGCATGGTCCGCGACAGCGGTGGCACCATCTCGATCGCCGCGCAGGTCGAGCAGCAGATGGGCCACGGCTACCCGCCGACGGGCCGGGCGCTGGCCGAGGGCCTGCGTCCGTCGCTGTCCATCGACGTCGTCACGACCGTGCCGGGGGACATGTTCACGCAGATGCGGGCGGCGTTCGGTGGCGAGCGTGCGGCGGTCAACTCCGACTGCTGGCAGGCCGACGTCGACATCCCCGACACGATGCTGACCGCCCGGCAGTTGCTGGAGATGGCCACCATCGACGGTGCGTACGTCGCCGGCGTCGAGGACCGGACCGGTTCGCTGACCCCCGGCAAGCAGGCCGACATCGTCGTGATCGACGGCACGGCCCCCGGCACCGCTCCGGTGATCGACCCGGTCGCCACCGTGACCTTGGCCGCCGACGTCTCCAACGTCGAGTCGGTGCTCGTCGCGGGACAGTTCAAGAAGCGCGACGGCAAGCTCGTCGAGGACTTCGGGCGGGCCCGTGACCTCGTGACGGCGTCCCAGGAGCACCTCGTCTCGCAGGTCAAGCACCAGCCCGGCTGGCTGCTGGCCTGA
- a CDS encoding cupin domain-containing protein — MSLRHLVALATDAQYDTPTIFDGHSEGHTRWDVVGPDRGSVHMGFGICQLDAAGTIDWHLHSFEESFFVLSGEVVVETPEGSFRLVEGDYGVVPVGVPHAWHNDGDQPARWAEMLAPQGRSGDATDTFFVDAPPGRWAPGADAGAGEPQLLDPRDPRCRSFGHFEPHHMEPSQQTQDKLALSASMRTALLVYSGISVKMMVDSDLGAFLATMFMVQYEPGGFAGAHDHPFEEAYLILEGEVETVIDGRTYRLGPGDVAFAGVASTHEFANVGDGPVRWLETQAPQPPGRHSYRFARDWAYLEQQLGHTHDH, encoded by the coding sequence GTGAGCCTTCGGCACCTCGTCGCCCTGGCGACGGACGCGCAGTACGACACCCCGACGATCTTCGACGGCCACAGCGAGGGGCACACCCGCTGGGACGTCGTCGGACCCGACCGCGGCTCGGTCCACATGGGCTTCGGCATCTGCCAGCTCGACGCCGCCGGCACCATCGACTGGCACCTGCACTCCTTCGAGGAGAGCTTCTTCGTCCTGTCGGGCGAGGTCGTCGTCGAGACCCCGGAGGGCTCGTTCCGCCTCGTCGAAGGCGACTACGGCGTCGTGCCGGTCGGTGTCCCGCACGCCTGGCACAACGACGGCGACCAGCCGGCGAGGTGGGCCGAGATGCTGGCGCCCCAGGGCCGCTCGGGCGACGCGACCGACACGTTCTTCGTCGACGCGCCCCCGGGACGGTGGGCACCGGGCGCGGACGCGGGGGCGGGCGAGCCGCAGCTGCTGGATCCACGCGATCCCCGCTGCCGCTCGTTCGGGCACTTCGAGCCGCACCACATGGAGCCGTCGCAGCAGACCCAGGACAAGCTGGCGCTGTCGGCGAGCATGCGCACCGCGCTGCTGGTGTACAGCGGCATCAGCGTCAAGATGATGGTCGACTCCGACCTCGGCGCGTTCCTGGCCACGATGTTCATGGTCCAGTACGAGCCGGGTGGGTTCGCCGGCGCCCACGACCACCCTTTCGAGGAGGCCTACCTGATCCTCGAAGGCGAGGTCGAGACCGTCATCGACGGTCGGACCTACCGCCTCGGGCCGGGCGACGTCGCCTTCGCCGGCGTCGCGTCCACCCACGAGTTCGCCAACGTCGGCGACGGGCCCGTCCGCTGGCTCGAGACCCAGGCGCCGCAGCCGCCAGGACGCCACTCCTACCGCTTCGCCCGGGACTGGGCCTACCTCGAGCAGCAGCTCGGGCACACACACGACCACTGA
- a CDS encoding SDR family NAD(P)-dependent oxidoreductase: MGTPTGAVVVVGATSGIGLATARHYTDLGHEVWVTSRDAGRAEETARELGGSARGIALDLADPGSIAGALADVGPVARLVIAAVDRDENTVRDYDLEGAMHLVTLKLVGYTEVVHALVDRLGDDSSIVLFGGLAKDRPYPGSTSVSTVNGGVIGMVHTLGVELAPVRVNAIHPGIVGDTPYWDSKPDGALDPIVDRTPLGRLVTTDEVVHATVFLLENSGVTGVNLNVDGGWMLR; encoded by the coding sequence GTGGGAACTCCAACAGGTGCCGTCGTGGTCGTCGGGGCGACCTCCGGGATCGGCCTGGCGACCGCCCGCCACTACACCGACCTCGGTCACGAGGTGTGGGTGACCAGCCGTGACGCCGGCCGCGCCGAGGAGACGGCGCGCGAGCTGGGCGGCAGCGCCCGCGGCATCGCGCTCGACCTCGCCGACCCGGGCTCGATCGCAGGTGCGCTGGCCGACGTCGGGCCCGTCGCGCGGCTGGTCATCGCCGCCGTCGACCGCGACGAGAACACCGTCCGCGACTACGACCTCGAAGGCGCCATGCACCTGGTGACGCTCAAGCTGGTCGGCTACACCGAGGTGGTGCACGCGCTGGTCGACCGTCTCGGCGACGACAGCTCGATCGTGCTCTTCGGCGGGCTGGCCAAGGACCGTCCCTACCCGGGTTCGACCAGCGTGAGCACCGTCAACGGCGGCGTCATCGGCATGGTCCACACGCTCGGGGTCGAGCTGGCGCCGGTGCGGGTCAACGCCATCCACCCCGGCATCGTCGGGGACACGCCGTACTGGGACAGCAAGCCGGACGGCGCGCTGGACCCCATCGTGGACCGAACCCCGCTCGGCCGGCTCGTCACCACCGACGAGGTGGTGCACGCGACCGTGTTCCTGCTGGAGAACTCGGGGGTCACCGGCGTCAACCTCAACGTCGACGGTGGTTGGATGCTGCGCTGA
- a CDS encoding LacI family DNA-binding transcriptional regulator, with protein sequence MAVGERPTVTIRDVARAADVHVSTVSRALDPQKQWLIAEATRLRILEVVEELGYRPHRGASGLRRGQTRTIGVVVPDLGNPLYAPFLRGVARALDAADFMPLVTDTEDDHDRLVRILRHLEERRVEAVITTAAREGDVALLQQLRASGTEVVLAVRTLSDSGLPTVPHDDVLGGRIAVDHLLELGHRRIAQVQGPLDVEPFRARSQGCEDALAAAGLAVVARAQAASSPTVAEGERHTLELLRSCGDAPPTALFVQNDLLALGALSALRSRGLRCPEDVSVVSYNDAFFAAYTQPALTTVRLPAHAIGYAAGRLALRHVAGEDGDVGTSVQPELVVRDSAAAPATGSPPAA encoded by the coding sequence ATGGCGGTAGGTGAACGGCCGACGGTGACCATCCGCGACGTCGCGCGGGCCGCCGACGTCCACGTGTCGACCGTGTCACGCGCCCTCGATCCCCAGAAGCAGTGGCTGATCGCCGAGGCGACCCGGCTGCGGATCCTCGAGGTGGTCGAGGAGCTCGGCTACCGGCCCCACCGCGGTGCCAGCGGTCTGCGCCGGGGACAGACGCGCACGATCGGTGTCGTCGTCCCCGACCTCGGCAACCCGCTGTACGCCCCGTTCCTGCGCGGGGTCGCGCGGGCGCTGGACGCCGCCGACTTCATGCCGCTGGTCACCGACACCGAGGACGACCACGATCGCCTCGTGCGGATCCTGCGGCATCTCGAGGAACGCCGCGTCGAGGCCGTCATCACCACGGCTGCACGCGAGGGCGACGTCGCGCTGCTGCAGCAACTGCGCGCCTCGGGCACCGAGGTGGTGTTGGCGGTGCGGACGCTGTCGGACAGCGGCCTGCCGACGGTCCCGCACGACGACGTCCTCGGCGGGCGGATCGCGGTGGACCACCTGCTCGAACTCGGACACCGCCGCATCGCCCAGGTCCAGGGGCCGCTGGACGTGGAGCCGTTCCGCGCCCGCTCGCAGGGGTGTGAGGACGCGCTCGCCGCGGCCGGCCTGGCGGTGGTCGCACGCGCGCAGGCCGCGTCGAGTCCCACGGTCGCCGAGGGGGAGCGGCACACCCTCGAACTCCTGCGCAGCTGCGGCGACGCACCGCCGACCGCCTTGTTCGTCCAGAACGACCTGCTCGCGCTCGGTGCGCTGTCGGCACTGCGGTCGCGCGGGTTGCGCTGCCCCGAGGACGTCTCCGTCGTCAGCTACAACGACGCCTTCTTCGCCGCCTACACCCAGCCGGCGCTCACGACCGTCCGCCTCCCGGCGCACGCGATCGGCTATGCGGCGGGCCGGCTGGCGCTGCGCCACGTGGCGGGTGAGGACGGCGACGTCGGCACCTCGGTGCAGCCCGAGCTCGTGGTCCGTGACTCGGCGGCAGCGCCGGCAACCGGATCACCACCCGCGGCCTGA
- a CDS encoding LVIVD repeat-containing protein: protein MSSPAPSHRAEGFELLGYTDLDGRPGFKLALQVTGGRWWLYVTRFWEPGVWIVDVTDPTSPAVVDEIPGPDDPNVATWQVQVADGLLVLGLEHRPLPWGGDPTAAGAEGLEFWDVADPTSPRRLSGYAYGGHGTHRNHYTGGNLVHVTASVPGFEGNIYSILDIEDPARPREVGRWFLPEQWVAGTAPGAAPGRRISLHGPPYPHGDRAYLPYGAAGMVVLDISDVRTPRLVSRLDIGGAFSSMIAMHTAIPLPGRGLVAVNTEAIAERSEEAYNFAGLVDVTDEREPRLVSLLPVPVPPDGADFANFQRRGGRFGPHNQHHPQNGAPHLFQSEDLLYLTWFNAGLRVYDISDPYLPRERGWFLPDDPVERRGLLPRGALVTQSEDVLVDNRGVAYLTDKNHGLHVLRFTG from the coding sequence GTGTCCTCCCCAGCGCCCTCCCACCGTGCCGAGGGCTTCGAGCTGCTCGGCTACACCGATCTCGACGGCCGGCCGGGCTTCAAGTTGGCCCTGCAGGTCACCGGGGGCCGGTGGTGGTTGTACGTAACCCGCTTCTGGGAGCCGGGGGTGTGGATCGTGGACGTGACCGACCCGACCTCGCCGGCCGTCGTCGACGAGATCCCCGGTCCCGACGATCCCAACGTCGCGACCTGGCAGGTGCAGGTGGCCGACGGGCTGCTGGTGCTCGGGCTCGAGCACCGGCCTCTCCCCTGGGGCGGCGACCCCACGGCCGCCGGGGCCGAGGGCTTGGAGTTCTGGGACGTCGCCGACCCCACCTCGCCGCGGCGCCTGTCGGGGTACGCGTACGGCGGGCACGGCACCCACCGCAACCACTACACCGGCGGCAACCTCGTCCACGTGACCGCGTCCGTACCCGGGTTCGAGGGCAACATCTACTCCATCCTCGACATCGAGGACCCGGCCCGACCACGCGAGGTCGGCCGCTGGTTCCTGCCCGAACAGTGGGTCGCGGGCACGGCGCCGGGTGCGGCGCCCGGCCGGCGGATCTCGTTGCACGGCCCGCCGTATCCGCACGGGGATCGGGCCTATCTGCCCTACGGCGCCGCGGGCATGGTCGTGCTCGACATCAGCGACGTCCGGACGCCGCGGCTGGTGTCGCGGCTCGACATCGGTGGCGCCTTCAGCAGCATGATCGCGATGCACACCGCGATCCCGCTGCCCGGTCGGGGGCTGGTGGCGGTCAACACCGAGGCGATCGCCGAGCGCAGCGAGGAGGCCTACAACTTCGCCGGACTGGTCGACGTCACCGACGAGCGCGAGCCCCGACTCGTGTCCCTGCTGCCCGTCCCCGTCCCACCCGACGGCGCCGACTTCGCCAACTTCCAGCGTCGCGGTGGCCGCTTCGGACCGCACAACCAGCACCACCCCCAGAACGGCGCACCGCACCTGTTCCAGTCCGAGGACCTGCTCTACCTGACCTGGTTCAACGCCGGGCTGCGGGTCTACGACATCAGCGACCCGTACCTGCCGCGCGAACGCGGCTGGTTCCTGCCCGACGACCCGGTCGAGCGCCGCGGTCTGCTGCCGCGCGGGGCGCTGGTGACCCAGTCCGAGGACGTCCTCGTGGACAACCGCGGGGTGGCCTACCTGACCGACAAGAATCACGGTCTGCACGTGCTCCGCTTCACCGGGTGA